One window of the Magnolia sinica isolate HGM2019 chromosome 19, MsV1, whole genome shotgun sequence genome contains the following:
- the LOC131234354 gene encoding small ribosomal subunit protein eS7 → MYTARRKIHKDKDVEPTEFEESVAQSFFDLENTNQELKSDLKDLYMSSAVQMDVAGNRRAVVIHVPYRLRKAFRKIHVRLVRELEKKFSGKDVILIASRRILRPPKKGSAAVRPRSRTLTAVHDAMLEDVVYPAEIVGKRVRYRIDGSKIIKIFLDPKERNNTEYKLETFAGVYRKLSGKDVVFEYPMTEA, encoded by the exons ATGTATACCGCGAGGAGGAAAATTCATAAAGATAAGGATGTTGAACCTACTGAGTTTGAGGAGTCAGTTGCACAG TCATTCTTTGATTTGGAGAACACCAATCAGGAACTTAAAAGTGATTTGAAAGATCTCTATATGAGTTCTGCAGT TCAAATGGATGTTGCTGGGAATCGGAGGGCAGTGGTTATCCATGTTCCTTACCGACTAAGGAAAGCTTTCCGGAAAATTCATGTCAGGCTTGTCAGAGAGCTGGAGAAGAAGTTTAGCGGGAAG GACGTTATCCTGATTGCCAGCCGAAGGATATTGAGGCCACCAAAGAAGGGCTCTGCAGCCGTGAGACCTCGCAGCCGCACCCTTACCGCTGTGCATGATGCCATGTTGGAGGATGTTGTGTATCCTGCAGAAATTGTTGGGAAACGTGTTAGATATCGTATCGATGGGTCCAAGATCATCAAG ATTTTCCTAGACCCAAAGGAGCGAAACAACACGGAGTATAAGCTGGAGACCTTTGCAGGAGTCTATAGGAAGCTCTCCGGGAAAGATGTGGTGTTCGAGTATCCAATGACCGAGGCTTAA
- the LOC131234710 gene encoding mannose-6-phosphate isomerase 2 isoform X1 — MEHLKPLRLRCFVQNYDWGRSGEESTVAKLFSLNSNSMIDPDKPYAELWMGTHESGPSFLAGSETDGLDGVGGDGMCAVSLKSWIDENAGAVGEKVVEKWGRDLPFLFKVLSVAKALSIQAHPDKELARVLHKSRPNIYKDANHKPEMAVALTEFGALCGFISLEELKGVLVGVPEVVDLVGHAEVDQVLNIKEQDGEEKAKAVLRSIFTQLMSAGKDAVFEAVAKLKSRLNTENKVRVLSEKEQLVLLLEKQYPSDVGVISAFFFNFVKLNPGEALYLGANEPHAYIYGECIECMATSDNVVRAGLTPKYRDVQTLCSMLTYKQGFPEILHGIPVSPYTRRYLPPFDEFEVDHCCLPTGASAVFPASPGPSIFVVIAGEGSMQTGLSGKDAMITDGDVFFIPAECEISITAAFGDDFTSGTLQLYRAGVNSRCFK, encoded by the exons CCGATTGAGATGCTTTGTTCAGAACTACGATTGGGGAAGGAGTGGCGAAGAATCGACTGTCGCAAAGTTGTTTTCCTTGAATTCTAACTCGATGATCGACCCAGATAAACCCTACGCGGAGTTATGGATGGGGACGCACGAATCTGGGCCGTCGTTTTTAGCAGGTAGcgagacggacggtctggatggtgTCGGTGGTGATGGGATGTGTGCGGTGAGTCTGAAGTCGTGGATTGATGAGAATGCTGGTGCAGTTGGAGAGAAGGTGGTGGAGAAGTGGGGTAGAGATTTGCCTTTCTTGTTCAAG GTTCTTTCTGTTGCAAAGGCTTTATCAATACAGGCGCACCCAGATAAGGAATTGGCTCGGGTTTTGCATAAATCACGGCCGAATATTTACAAGGACGCAAACCATAAGCCTGAGATGGCCGTTGCACTTACAGAGTTTGGGGCCTTGTGCGGATTCATTAGTCTTGAG GAGCTTAAGGGCGTGCTTGTTGGTGTTCCTGAGGTTGTAGACTTGGTTGGACATGCAGAGGTAGACCAAGTTTTGAATATCAAAGAGCAGGATGGAGAGGAGAAAGCTAAAGCGGTTTTGCGGTCGATCTTCACCCAACTTATGTCTGCAGGTAAAGATGCAGTTTTTGAAGCGGTGGCCAAACTAAAAAGTCGTCTGAACACAGAAAACAAG GTCAGGGTGTTGTCAGAGAAGGAGCAGCTGGTATTACTGCTTGAAAAGCAGTATCCGTCTGATGTTGGAGTCATATCTGCCTTCTTCTTCAATTTTGTGAAACTCAACCCTGGTGAAGCTCTGTATCTTGGTGCAAATGAACCCCATGCATATATCTATGGTGAATGCATCGAGTGCATGGCCACTTCAGATAATGTTGTGCGTGCAGGCCTTACCCCAAAGTACCGGGATGTCCAGACTCTCTGTTCCATGTTGACATACAAGCAG GGCTTTCCTGAGATTTTGCATGGAATTCCTGTCAGCCCATACACAAGAAGGTACCTCCCGCCATTCGATGAGTTCGAAGTTGACCACTGCTGTCTTCCCACAGGAGCTTCCGCGGTATTTCCTGCCAGCccaggtccatccatttttgtagTCATTGCTGGAGAGGGGTCTATGCAAACAGGCCTGTCAGGCAAAGATGCCATGATTACGGATGGTGATGTATTTTTCATTCCTGCTGAGTGTGAGATTAGCATAACTGCTGCTTTTGGAGATGATTTTACCAGTGGGACATTGCAGCTATACAGGGCTGGGGTAAATAGCAGGTGTTTCAAGTGA
- the LOC131234710 gene encoding mannose-6-phosphate isomerase 2 isoform X2 — protein sequence MEHLKPLRLRCFVQNYDWGRSGEESTVAKLFSLNSNSMIDPDKPYAELWMGTHESGPSFLAGSETDGLDGVGGDGMCAVSLKSWIDENAGAVGEKVVEKWGRDLPFLFKELKGVLVGVPEVVDLVGHAEVDQVLNIKEQDGEEKAKAVLRSIFTQLMSAGKDAVFEAVAKLKSRLNTENKVRVLSEKEQLVLLLEKQYPSDVGVISAFFFNFVKLNPGEALYLGANEPHAYIYGECIECMATSDNVVRAGLTPKYRDVQTLCSMLTYKQGFPEILHGIPVSPYTRRYLPPFDEFEVDHCCLPTGASAVFPASPGPSIFVVIAGEGSMQTGLSGKDAMITDGDVFFIPAECEISITAAFGDDFTSGTLQLYRAGVNSRCFK from the exons CCGATTGAGATGCTTTGTTCAGAACTACGATTGGGGAAGGAGTGGCGAAGAATCGACTGTCGCAAAGTTGTTTTCCTTGAATTCTAACTCGATGATCGACCCAGATAAACCCTACGCGGAGTTATGGATGGGGACGCACGAATCTGGGCCGTCGTTTTTAGCAGGTAGcgagacggacggtctggatggtgTCGGTGGTGATGGGATGTGTGCGGTGAGTCTGAAGTCGTGGATTGATGAGAATGCTGGTGCAGTTGGAGAGAAGGTGGTGGAGAAGTGGGGTAGAGATTTGCCTTTCTTGTTCAAG GAGCTTAAGGGCGTGCTTGTTGGTGTTCCTGAGGTTGTAGACTTGGTTGGACATGCAGAGGTAGACCAAGTTTTGAATATCAAAGAGCAGGATGGAGAGGAGAAAGCTAAAGCGGTTTTGCGGTCGATCTTCACCCAACTTATGTCTGCAGGTAAAGATGCAGTTTTTGAAGCGGTGGCCAAACTAAAAAGTCGTCTGAACACAGAAAACAAG GTCAGGGTGTTGTCAGAGAAGGAGCAGCTGGTATTACTGCTTGAAAAGCAGTATCCGTCTGATGTTGGAGTCATATCTGCCTTCTTCTTCAATTTTGTGAAACTCAACCCTGGTGAAGCTCTGTATCTTGGTGCAAATGAACCCCATGCATATATCTATGGTGAATGCATCGAGTGCATGGCCACTTCAGATAATGTTGTGCGTGCAGGCCTTACCCCAAAGTACCGGGATGTCCAGACTCTCTGTTCCATGTTGACATACAAGCAG GGCTTTCCTGAGATTTTGCATGGAATTCCTGTCAGCCCATACACAAGAAGGTACCTCCCGCCATTCGATGAGTTCGAAGTTGACCACTGCTGTCTTCCCACAGGAGCTTCCGCGGTATTTCCTGCCAGCccaggtccatccatttttgtagTCATTGCTGGAGAGGGGTCTATGCAAACAGGCCTGTCAGGCAAAGATGCCATGATTACGGATGGTGATGTATTTTTCATTCCTGCTGAGTGTGAGATTAGCATAACTGCTGCTTTTGGAGATGATTTTACCAGTGGGACATTGCAGCTATACAGGGCTGGGGTAAATAGCAGGTGTTTCAAGTGA